In the genome of Bradyrhizobium arachidis, one region contains:
- a CDS encoding FAD-dependent oxidoreductase, with translation MIEERFDAIVVGAGMAGNAAALTMAKRGMKVLQLERGEYPGSKNVQGAILYADMLEKLIPEFREEAPLERHVIEQRFWMMDDRSHVGMHYRSDEFNEERPNRYTIIRAQFDKWFSSKVREAGATLLCETTVTELVRDERERIVGVRTDRRDGEIHADVVVLAEGVNGLLGTRAGLRARPRPDNVALAVKEMHFLPRETIEARFNLKGDEGVVIEAAGTISRGMTGMGFIYANKECISLGIGCLVADFQRTGQTPYGLLDQFKSHPSVAPLVAGTEVKEYSAHLIPEGGYKSIPQLYGEGWVVVGDAAQLNNAIHREGSNLAMTSGRIAAEAIGLVKSRGEPMSAANLSIYKKMLDDSFVIKDLKKYKDLPPLMHTQSQNFFLTYPQLISKAMQNFVRVDGTPKAEKEKATLKSFVKARSWAGLFGDACRFARAWR, from the coding sequence ATGATTGAAGAGAGATTCGATGCGATCGTGGTTGGAGCCGGTATGGCCGGCAACGCGGCGGCACTGACCATGGCTAAGCGCGGCATGAAGGTGCTGCAGCTCGAGCGGGGCGAATATCCAGGATCGAAGAATGTGCAGGGCGCCATCCTCTATGCCGACATGCTGGAAAAGCTGATCCCCGAGTTTCGAGAGGAGGCGCCGCTCGAACGTCACGTGATTGAGCAGCGGTTCTGGATGATGGACGATCGTTCCCATGTCGGCATGCATTACCGTTCAGACGAATTCAACGAGGAACGGCCGAACAGGTACACGATTATACGCGCCCAGTTTGACAAATGGTTCTCTTCCAAGGTGCGGGAGGCTGGCGCGACCTTACTGTGCGAGACGACCGTCACCGAGCTCGTACGGGACGAGCGTGAAAGAATCGTCGGTGTTCGTACAGATCGCCGAGATGGCGAAATACATGCCGATGTCGTCGTGCTGGCCGAGGGGGTCAATGGCCTGCTCGGGACGCGCGCGGGCCTGCGCGCGCGGCCGAGACCCGACAACGTTGCGCTCGCGGTGAAAGAGATGCACTTCTTGCCCCGCGAGACTATCGAGGCGCGCTTCAATCTCAAGGGCGATGAAGGCGTCGTGATCGAGGCGGCCGGTACCATTTCCCGCGGCATGACCGGAATGGGTTTCATCTATGCCAACAAAGAGTGCATTTCGCTGGGCATCGGTTGTCTCGTCGCCGACTTCCAGCGCACGGGCCAGACGCCATACGGCCTGCTCGATCAATTCAAGAGCCATCCCTCCGTGGCACCCCTGGTAGCAGGGACCGAAGTCAAGGAGTACTCGGCCCATCTCATTCCTGAAGGCGGGTACAAGTCGATCCCGCAGCTGTATGGGGAAGGCTGGGTCGTAGTGGGCGATGCGGCCCAACTCAACAATGCCATTCATCGTGAGGGTTCCAATCTCGCGATGACTTCCGGCCGCATCGCCGCCGAAGCGATAGGTCTGGTGAAATCGCGCGGCGAGCCGATGAGTGCAGCAAATCTGTCGATCTACAAGAAGATGCTCGACGATTCCTTCGTCATCAAAGATCTAAAGAAGTACAAGGATTTGCCGCCCCTAATGCATACCCAGTCACAAAACTTCTTTCTCACCTATCCGCAGCTCATCTCCAAGGCGATGCAAAACTTCGTGCGCGTCGATGGTACGCCCAAGGCTGAGAAGGAGAAGGCGACCCTGAAATCCTTTGTCAAGGCGCGGTCATGGGCAGGTCTGTTCGGTGATGCTTGTCGTTTTGCCCGGGCCTGGCGCTGA
- a CDS encoding ferredoxin family protein, with translation MNVESPVRVEDKLYYNRYLVDIGHPHVKVRAHTTPSPQLLALLKACPARCYELNDNGQVEITVDGCIECGTCRVIAEPTGDIEWSHPRGGYGVQFKFG, from the coding sequence ATGAATGTCGAATCGCCAGTCCGCGTCGAAGACAAGCTGTATTATAATCGCTATCTTGTCGACATCGGTCACCCTCACGTCAAGGTCCGTGCGCACACGACGCCATCGCCGCAGCTCCTTGCACTTTTGAAAGCCTGCCCAGCGCGATGCTACGAGCTAAACGACAACGGCCAAGTCGAGATAACAGTTGACGGCTGCATCGAGTGCGGTACCTGCCGCGTGATCGCCGAGCCCACCGGCGACATCGAATGGAGCCATCCGCGCGGCGGATATGGAGTGCAGTTCAAGTTTGGCTGA
- a CDS encoding carboxymuconolactone decarboxylase family protein translates to MSSIKQLSDQIPDFAKDVRLNLTSLMADETLSPQRKYGLLLASAIATRNAVLIAAMESAASAVMTSVAIAAAKAAANLMAMNNVYYRFAHLVSNPEYKTMPPRLRMNVIGDPGVDKSDFELWSLAVSAINGCGACIDAHEKTLRAAGVNSEAIQTAVRFAAIMQSVAIAIEAAGPDPSQARG, encoded by the coding sequence ATGTCGTCGATCAAACAACTAAGCGACCAGATTCCCGATTTCGCGAAGGATGTCAGGCTGAACTTGACCTCCTTGATGGCCGATGAGACGCTTTCGCCACAACGAAAATACGGGCTGCTGCTGGCGAGCGCGATTGCCACTCGCAATGCAGTCCTGATTGCCGCGATGGAATCGGCTGCGTCCGCTGTGATGACATCTGTGGCGATTGCCGCAGCGAAAGCCGCAGCCAACCTCATGGCAATGAACAACGTTTACTACCGCTTCGCTCACCTTGTCTCCAACCCGGAATACAAAACGATGCCGCCACGGCTGCGTATGAACGTGATCGGCGATCCCGGCGTGGACAAGTCCGATTTCGAGCTGTGGTCGCTTGCGGTCTCCGCCATAAACGGCTGCGGTGCCTGCATCGATGCCCATGAGAAGACACTCAGAGCCGCTGGCGTCAATTCCGAAGCGATCCAGACCGCCGTGCGCTTTGCCGCGATCATGCAGTCAGTGGCAATCGCAATCGAGGCCGCCGGGCCCGACCCCTCTCAGGCGAGGGGCTGA
- a CDS encoding peroxiredoxin, giving the protein MLGIGSQLPPFEITGVKPGFQAQEEGGQSAFETLTEASFPGKWKIIFFYPKDFTFVCPTEIAEFARLSKEFADRDAVVLGGSTDNEFCKLAWRRSHVDLHELPIWQFADTKGTLVDGLGVRSPEGVAYRYTFIVDPQNTIQHVYATNLSVGRSPKDTLRVLDALQTDELCPCNREIGGETLKVA; this is encoded by the coding sequence ATGCTCGGAATTGGAAGTCAGTTGCCGCCGTTCGAAATCACAGGCGTGAAGCCCGGTTTTCAAGCGCAGGAAGAAGGAGGACAGAGTGCATTCGAGACGCTGACCGAAGCGAGCTTTCCAGGAAAATGGAAGATCATCTTCTTCTATCCCAAGGATTTTACCTTCGTCTGCCCGACAGAGATCGCTGAGTTTGCCCGGCTTTCCAAGGAATTCGCCGACCGCGACGCGGTGGTACTGGGTGGTTCGACCGACAATGAGTTTTGCAAGCTCGCTTGGCGGCGCTCACATGTCGACCTACACGAACTTCCAATCTGGCAGTTTGCCGACACAAAGGGAACGCTCGTCGACGGTCTTGGCGTGCGTTCACCCGAAGGGGTTGCCTATCGTTACACCTTTATTGTTGACCCCCAAAATACGATCCAGCACGTCTATGCGACGAATCTCAGCGTCGGGCGCAGTCCTAAGGACACGCTCCGCGTTCTAGACGCGCTGCAAACCGACGAGCTCTGTCCCTGCAACCGCGAAATCGGCGGCGAAACCTTGAAGGTTGCTTGA
- a CDS encoding DUF2478 domain-containing protein, with the protein MIDNLDEIDPNSVGAILYRPKDDVDRLLADFAQDIAQQGVRIGGIVQRHARCANGTHVMLAIDVATGQEISISQPLGSGAMSCNLDTNGLAEAAAVVSQALRKKIDLLVINKFAKQEAAGRGLRAEFVDAITQGVPVLTAVPKKRLGDWRTFTAGVSTLLPCDRQSLEQWWREISRRRARGAISTSSGYLGTMIPDRLMTTMRLSTTSSPKSPIGLFRRLRKQP; encoded by the coding sequence GTGATCGATAATCTGGATGAGATAGATCCGAATAGTGTGGGGGCTATTCTCTACCGTCCAAAAGACGATGTGGATAGGCTACTCGCCGATTTCGCGCAGGATATCGCGCAGCAAGGGGTACGCATCGGCGGCATCGTGCAGCGACACGCGAGATGCGCAAATGGCACGCACGTCATGCTCGCAATCGACGTTGCGACAGGACAAGAGATCTCGATTTCCCAGCCACTCGGCAGCGGAGCTATGTCCTGTAATCTCGATACAAATGGGCTTGCCGAGGCCGCAGCTGTCGTTTCCCAGGCACTTCGCAAAAAGATCGATCTTCTCGTGATCAACAAATTCGCCAAACAAGAAGCCGCTGGCCGGGGCCTGCGCGCCGAATTCGTTGACGCGATCACCCAAGGCGTACCAGTCCTGACAGCCGTTCCGAAAAAACGCCTTGGCGACTGGCGAACCTTCACCGCGGGCGTTAGCACGCTGCTGCCTTGTGATCGTCAATCCTTGGAGCAGTGGTGGCGCGAGATCTCAAGGCGCCGGGCGCGCGGGGCCATCAGCACCAGCTCCGGTTATTTGGGGACGATGATACCGGATCGCTTGATGACGACGATGAGACTGTCGACAACTTCGTCCCCGAAATCGCCCATCGGGCTCTTTCGCCGCCTCCGAAAACAGCCTTAG
- a CDS encoding cytochrome c3 family protein has translation MPSGACNACHDPHESVRQHCPDTRNTLTGTRP, from the coding sequence CTGCCGAGCGGTGCTTGCAACGCCTGCCACGATCCGCATGAGAGCGTTCGACAGCATTGCCCCGATACGAGAAACACATTAACAGGAACCCGGCCGTGA
- the modC gene encoding molybdenum ABC transporter ATP-binding protein, translating to MREAKAGYIEVAFNGSLANIPLDAQFRLPAKGVTAIFGPPGCGKTTLARCIAGVQHVPTGFCAVDGEIWQDETTFRPPHLRPVAYLFRPPIPLSHWSVRRTLLYKATTSTPTLIDFDGVVELLDLSPLLERSPSHLSAAERQRLALGSALLGQPQLLLLDDPLIVLDRAAKCEILPFLERMREKLPLPMIYITQDYADIERFADHLVMMKDGVVTAAGPLNVVQSDPALAGRGEAAVCLDTLVGGYDGRYGLIMLRLNGARLLIPGVPLRPGAQLRLRIAAGDVSIACEPPRASSILNVFPARIKAFLPFNEAEVTLALALETGRSGVPLLARITRRSFDALRLSNGANVFAEVARAVPLAAAERCLQRLPRSA from the coding sequence ATGAGAGAAGCAAAAGCGGGCTATATTGAGGTTGCGTTCAACGGCTCTCTCGCGAACATTCCGTTAGATGCGCAATTCAGGCTGCCGGCCAAAGGCGTCACGGCAATTTTTGGTCCGCCCGGGTGCGGCAAGACCACACTCGCGCGCTGCATCGCTGGCGTGCAGCATGTGCCGACTGGATTTTGTGCGGTCGATGGAGAGATTTGGCAGGATGAGACGACCTTTCGACCGCCTCATCTGCGTCCCGTCGCATATCTATTCCGACCACCAATTCCTCTTTCTCATTGGTCTGTACGGCGCACCCTCCTATACAAGGCGACAACATCGACACCAACACTAATCGATTTTGATGGAGTGGTCGAATTGCTCGACTTGTCACCGCTGCTCGAGCGTTCGCCGTCACATCTTTCCGCGGCCGAGCGACAGCGACTTGCCCTTGGCAGCGCGCTGTTGGGCCAGCCCCAGCTACTTTTGCTAGACGATCCACTCATTGTGCTCGATCGCGCCGCCAAATGCGAGATCCTGCCATTTCTCGAGCGCATGCGGGAAAAGCTCCCATTGCCGATGATCTACATCACCCAGGATTACGCTGACATCGAGCGTTTTGCCGATCATCTTGTCATGATGAAAGATGGCGTCGTGACTGCGGCCGGGCCGCTCAACGTCGTTCAGAGCGATCCGGCGCTAGCCGGGCGCGGCGAAGCGGCAGTCTGTCTTGATACCTTGGTCGGCGGTTATGACGGGCGCTATGGGCTGATCATGCTTCGCCTCAACGGGGCGCGCCTTCTGATACCTGGAGTGCCGCTTAGACCGGGCGCGCAGCTGCGGCTGCGCATCGCAGCCGGCGATGTCAGCATCGCGTGCGAGCCCCCACGTGCAAGCTCTATTCTCAATGTATTTCCGGCACGCATCAAAGCCTTTCTGCCGTTCAACGAGGCGGAGGTCACCTTGGCTCTGGCTCTTGAAACTGGCCGTTCCGGCGTGCCGCTTTTGGCGCGCATCACGCGCCGCTCCTTTGATGCGCTACGGCTCAGCAATGGGGCGAACGTTTTTGCGGAGGTCGCGCGCGCCGTTCCGCTAGCGGCTGCCGAGCGGTGCTTGCAACGCCTGCCACGATCCGCATGA
- a CDS encoding cytochrome-c peroxidase — protein sequence MRTIVLSELSRACRLSVVASAILVSPAAGANEDLMRAAKRIFKPIPSVVPAVKDNPITHEKVTLGKSLFFDSRLSASGVISCNTCHNLGTGGVDAGPRSIGHRWQLGSRRAPTVYNAVFNVAQFWDGRAADLKAQAAGPVQASVEMNATADRVLSTLNSMTDYVVMFSKAFPNEAVPLTFENFAKAIEAFEATLITPHAPFDQYLEGDEYALNDQQKAGLKLFIEKGCSSCHNGINVGGQDYFRFGIIKRPAESQLPKEDKGRFAVTKDLGDEYVFRSAPLRNVALRPPYFHSGQVWSLKQAVGVMSEVQLGAELSDEETDEIVAFLNSLTGQLPKIEYPILPTRTIATPKPSLDK from the coding sequence ATGAGGACAATAGTGTTAAGCGAGCTTTCCAGGGCCTGCAGGTTAAGTGTTGTGGCGTCAGCCATTCTGGTTTCCCCAGCAGCCGGCGCCAATGAGGATCTGATGCGCGCCGCCAAGCGGATTTTCAAGCCGATTCCCTCAGTCGTTCCAGCGGTGAAGGACAATCCTATCACCCATGAAAAGGTCACGCTTGGCAAATCCTTGTTTTTCGATTCGAGGCTATCTGCAAGCGGAGTTATCAGCTGCAACACGTGTCATAACCTTGGGACGGGCGGGGTAGATGCCGGCCCGAGATCGATTGGTCATCGCTGGCAGCTGGGGTCTCGTCGTGCGCCAACAGTCTATAACGCAGTCTTCAACGTGGCGCAGTTCTGGGATGGGCGAGCGGCGGATCTCAAGGCGCAGGCAGCAGGCCCTGTCCAGGCCAGCGTCGAAATGAATGCGACGGCCGATCGCGTACTCAGCACATTGAATTCAATGACCGATTATGTCGTTATGTTCAGTAAGGCTTTTCCCAACGAAGCGGTGCCCCTTACGTTTGAAAACTTCGCCAAGGCCATCGAGGCTTTCGAAGCGACCTTGATTACTCCCCACGCCCCCTTCGATCAGTACCTCGAGGGCGATGAGTATGCTCTCAACGATCAGCAGAAAGCCGGGCTAAAGCTATTCATCGAAAAGGGATGCTCCTCTTGTCACAACGGAATCAACGTCGGCGGACAGGATTATTTTCGCTTCGGCATCATCAAAAGGCCAGCCGAAAGCCAGCTTCCAAAGGAGGACAAAGGCCGTTTTGCCGTCACCAAGGACCTCGGCGACGAGTATGTTTTCCGCTCGGCGCCGTTGCGCAACGTCGCATTGCGTCCGCCCTACTTTCATTCTGGTCAGGTTTGGAGTCTTAAGCAAGCGGTCGGCGTGATGAGTGAGGTTCAGCTTGGAGCAGAGCTCAGCGATGAAGAAACTGACGAAATTGTCGCCTTTCTGAATTCGCTCACCGGACAGCTGCCGAAGATCGAGTACCCGATACTGCCCACGCGCACCATTGCAACGCCAAAGCCCTCCTTAGACAAATAG